A window of Actinomadura viridis genomic DNA:
GCAGTCCGGCGGCGCTCCGCGTGGGGAGGGCGAGGACGGCCGGCGCCGGCCGCCGGGCCCCGGTGGGCACACCGGCCGCTGACCGTCCGGTTCCCTCGCCTCTCCGGTTGTTCCAACCTGGCTTGTTCCAGCTTTTTCACGGGCGCCTCGCGGCGTGCCCCGGTTACGGTCTGTCCGTATTCCGTGACACGCCGCGAGCAGCATCCCGGTGAACGGCGCGGGCGGTGCCGCTAGCGCCGGCGCCGGTCGTCCTTGCCGCCCGGCAGGCCCTTGTCGAGCCCGGCCCGCCGCAGCGCGTCGGCCATGGCGCCGCCCCCCGAGCCGCTGCCCGAGCCGCCGCCGGGACCGCCGCGGCTCCCGCCCTGGGCACCGCGTCCGCCGCCCTGGCCACCTCGTCCGCCCTGGGCACCGCGTCCGCCCTGACCTCCGCGTCCGCCCTGGCCGCCACCTCCGGCCTGGCCGCCGCGTCCGCCCTGGCGCTGTCCCCGGTCACGGGAGTCGCCGCGCCGGCCGCCCCGCTCGCCGCCCCGTTCGCCACCGGCCCGGGTGCCGTCATCGAGCCGCAGGGTGAGCGAGATCCGCTTGCGCCGCAGGTCCACGTCGAGCACCTTCACCCGGACGATGTCGCCCGGCTTGACCACCTCGCGCGGGTCCTCGACGAAGCGGTCGGACATCGCCGAGATGTGCACGAGCCCGTCCTGGTGCACGCCGACGTCGACGAACGCGCCGAACGCCGCGACGTTGGTCACGACCCCTTCCAGGACCATGCCGGGCTCCAGGTCGGCCGGCGTGTTCACGCCCTCCTTGAAGACCGCGGTCCGGAACGCCGGGCGCGGGTCGCGGCCGGGCTTCTCCAGCTCGGCCAGGATGTCGGACACGGTCGGCAGCCCGAAGGTGTCGTCGACGAAATCGGCCGGCCGCAAACCCCTGAGCACGGTGGTGTTGCCGATCAGGGTCGTGATGTCGGCGCCGGCCGCGTCGAGGATCCGGTGCACCACCGGGTACGCCTCCGGGTGCACGCTGGAGGAGTCCAGCGGGTCGTCGCCGCCCGGGATGCGCAGGAAGCCCGCGCACTGCTCGAACGCCTTGGGGCCCAGCCGGGGCACGTCCTTGAGCCCGGCCCGGGTCCGGAACGGGCCATGCGCGTCGCGGTGGGCGACGATGTTCTCCGCCAGCCCCTCGGCGATCCCCGACACCCGGGTCAGCAGCGGCGCGGAGGCGGTGTTGACGTCGACGCCCACCGCGTTCACGGCGTCCTCGACGACCGCGTCCAGCGAGCGCGACAGCTTCACCTCCGAGATGTCGTGCTGGTACTGCCCGACCCCGATGGACTTCGGGTCGATCTTGACCAGCTCGGCCAGCGGGTCCTGCAGCCGCCGCGCGATGGAGACCGCGCCGCGCAGCGAGACGTCCAGGTCGGGCAGCTCGCGGGAGGCGTAGGCGGAGGCGGAGTACACCGACGCCCCGGCCTCCGACACCATGATCTTGGTGAGCCGCAGGTCGGGGTGGCGCGCGATCAGGTCCGCGGCGAGCTTGTCGGTCTCCCGGGAGGCGGTGCCGTTGCCGATGGCGACCAGGTCGACCGCGTGGGCGCGGGCGAGCCGGGCCAGCGTCTCGACGGACTCGTCCCAGCGGCGCCGGGGCTCGTGCGGGTAGATCGTCTCGGTCGCCACCACCTTGCCGGTGGCGTCCACGACGGCGACCTTGACGCCGGTGCGCAGGCCGGGGTCCAGGCCCATGGTGGTGCGGGTCCCCGCGGGCGCGGCCAGCAGCAGGTCGCGCAGGTTGGCGGCGAACACCCGGACCGCCTCGTCCTCGGCCTCCTGCCGCAGCCGGGTGCGCAGGTCGATGCCCAGGTGGACCAGGATGCGGGTGCGCCACGCCCAGCGCACCGCGTCCAGCAGCCAGCGGTCGCCGGGACGGCCCCGGTCGGCGATGGCGAAGCGGCGGGCGATCTCGGCCTCGTAGGAGCTGCGCGCGCCCGGCTCGGGCTCCTCGCCGGTCTCCTCCGGCTCCAGGTCGAGGTCGAGGACCTCCTCCTTCTCCCCGCGGAACAGCGCGAGGATCCGGTGCGAGGGGAGCTTGGCGAACGGCTCGGCGAAGTCGAAGTAGTCGGCGAACTTCGCGCCCTCCTCCTCCTTGCCCGCACGGACCCGCGAGACCATCCGGCCCTGGTTCCACATGCGCTCCCGGAGCCCGCCGATCAGGTCGGCGTCCTCCGCGAACCGCTCGACCAGGATGGCGCGGGCGCCCTCCAGCGCGGCGGCCTCGTCGGCGACGCCCTTCTCGGCGTCGACGTAGCCGGCCGCCGCGGCGCCCGGCTCGTGCGAGGGGTCGTTCAGCAGCAGGTCGGCCAGCGGCTCCAGCCCGGCCTCGCGGGCGATCTGGGCCTTGGTCCGGCGCTTGGGCTTGTACGGGAGGTAGATGTCCTCCAGCCGCGCCTTGGACTCGGCGGCGGTGATCCGCGCCCGCAGTTCGTCGGTGAGCTTGCCCTGGGACTCGATCGACTCCAGGATCGCGGCGCGCCGCTCGTCCAGCTCGCGCAGGTAGCGCAGCCGCTCCTCGAGCGCGCGCAGCTGGGTGTCGTCGAGCGCGCCGGTGGCCTCCTTGCGGTAGCGGGCGATGAACGGCACCGTGGCGCCGCCGTCGAGCAGGTCGACGGCGACCCGCACCTGCCCCTCCCGGACGCCGAGCTCCGTCGCGATCCGCTCGGTGACCGGCGGGGCGGGCGGCACGGCGCCCGGCGCGGTGGCCGGGTCGTTGGGTGTCTGGCTGGTGGACGCAGTCACGATCTGGATTCGCTTTCTCCCCTGAAGTGTCGCCATGCATTGTCCAGGGATCGGGCGCGGTTGTCGCGTTCCCCTGGAAGGTCGGCCGGAGTCGTCACAGGGGTGGATCCTCCTCCGGCCAGGTGGGCCTACCACCACTGAGGTCCCCGGCGCCTCCCGCCAGAATGGGAGGGCCGGCGGCTCGCCGGCGGGGTTGGGGACGTTCGGGAGGCAGCGATGATCGACGGTGACCGTGGCGGCGAGGTCGTCCGGACCGGCCTTCTCACCTGTGTCCGGGGGCTGGTCCAGGTGGTCGTGGCGCAGGCGGTGTGCATCCCCCTGTTCGTGCTGACGGTCCTGTCGATCGCCTTCATCCCGCTGGGCGTCGGGGTGGTGCTGGCCCCGGTCGTGCTCCTGGCCGTGCGGGGGGTGGCCAACACCCAGCGCGTGTGGGCGGCGGAGTGGTCGGGGGTGCCGATCCCGGTGCCGTACCGGCCCGAGCCGGACACGCGCTCACCGTTCCGGCGCCTGTGGTGGCTGCTGCGGGACCCGGCGACCTGGCGGGACGTGCTGTGGACGGTGGTGAACATCCCGCTCGGCCTGCTGCTGGGGCTGCTGCCCGCGGCGATGCTCGTCTACGGCCTGGAAGGGGTCCTCGTCGCGCCCTGGCTCGGTCGGATCACCTTCTACGGCTGGGGCCCGTTCTGGCCGGTGGACCGGTTCGGCCCGCTGAGCGTGGCGGCGGCCGTGGCGCTGGGCGCGGCGCTCACGGCGTTCTCGTTCAAGGCGGGGCCGCTGGTCCTCAAGGGGCACGCCCTGTTCGGGCAGTCCCTGCTGGCGCCGGCGCGCACGACGCTGGCCCTGCGGGTGCGGGAGCTGGCCGAGACGCGCTCGGAGACCGTGGACGCCTCGGCGGCCGAGCTGCGGCGGATCGAGCGGGACCTGCACGACGGCGCGCAGGCCCGGCTGGTCGCGCTGAGCATGAACATCGGGCTGGCCGAGGAGCTGATGAAGCGGGATCCGCGGGCCGCCCAGGAGCTGCTGGCGGAGGCCCGTTCGGCCAGCGGCCGGGCGCTGAGCGAGCTGCGGGACCTGGTCCGCGGCATCCACCCGCCGGTGCTGGCCGAGCGGGGGCTGGACGGCGCCGTCCAGGCGCTGGCGCTGACCCTCCCGCTGCCGGTGGACGTGCGGATCGACCTTCCCGGGCGGGCGGAGGCCCCGGTGGAGTCGGCGGCCTACTTCGCCGTGGCCGAGATGCTGGCCAACATCGCCAAGCACAGTGCCGCGACCCGTGCCTGGATCCAGATCGAGCACGCCCGGGACCGGCTGCTGATGATCGTCGGCGATGACGGGACCGGCGGCGCCGATCCCGCCGCCGGCGGGGGCATGCGCGGTATCGAACGGCGGCTGGCCGCTTTCGATGGGACGATGGCGGTCACCAGCCCACCGGGCGGGCCCACCATCGTGACCATGGAGCTGCCGTGCGCGTTGTCATCGCCGAGGACCTCGCCCTCCTCAGGGACGGGCTGATCCGGCTGCTCGAGGCGTTCGGCTTCGAGGTCGTCGAGGCGGTCGACAACGGGCCCTCGCTGCTGCGGGCCCTGACCGCGCACCGCCCGGACGTGGCGGTGGTGGACGTGCGGCTGCCGCCGACCTTCACCGACGAGGGGCTGAAGGCCGCACTGGAGGCCCGCGAGCAGGTCCCAGGGCTGCCGGTGCTGGTGCTGTCCCAGCACGTCGAGCAGCTGTACGCGCGCGAGCTGCTCTCCGACAGCTCCGGCGGCATCGGCTACCTGCTGAAGGACCGGGTGTCGGATGTGAGCCAGTTCGTGGACGCGGTACGGCGGGTGGCCGGCGGGGGCACCGCGCTGGACCCGGACGTGGTGGCGCAACTGCTGACCCGGCACGCCCGCGAGGAGCCGCTCCAGGCGCTGACCCCCCGCGAGCGCGAGGTGCTCGGGCTGATGGCCGAGGGGCGGTCGAACGCCGCGATCGCCTCCAGCCTGTTCGTGACCGAGAAGGCCATCAGCAAGCACACCAACAACATCTTCAGCAAGCTGGGGCTGCCTCCGTCCGAGGACGACAACCGCCGGGTTCTCGCCGTCCTGGCGTACCTGGGCGCCTGACCGCCGCCCGCTCTGGCCTCCGTCCCCGTGTCCCCGTGTCCGGTGGGTCGGTGGGTCGCGCGTCCCCGTGGCGGCGGGTCAGCGGGCCCAGAGCGGGACGATCCGTTCGTCGTCCTTGGGTGCGAGGTCGCACGGCTCGCCCCCGACTCCGGAGGGGTTGTAGGCCCGCGCCCCGGCCGGTGCCGTGACGATGGCCGCGAAGCCCTCCTCGGTGGTCACCTGGCGGGGCACGTCGGCCGGGAGGACCACGGTGTCGCCCGGCCCGACGCCGAGGCCGCGCCCGCCGAGATCGATGGTCGCGCTCCCTTCCAGGAAGCTCCACACCTGCTGGGTGTCGAAGGCGTGCAGGGGTCCCCGGCGGCCGGGGGTCATGTCCACGCGCCAGACGGCCATCACCGCGTCCCCCTGGGTGGGCGAGGCCAGCGTGGTCATCACTCCGTTGGGCGTCTCGGTACGGCGGCATTCGGCATGGCGGATGAGGGTCATCTCCCACGGCTCCCTAAGATAGACAAAGAGGTTGTCGATTGATCGGTCCCCATATAGTCAATGAGGTTGTCTTTTATGTCAAGTGACGCCGAACGACCGGCCGGGCCGGGCTTCGAGCTCCCGCTGCGGATGCTCATGGCGTTCCGCGCGGCCATCGACGAGGTGCACGCGGAACTCGCCCGCGAGGGCCATCCCGACCTGCGCCCGATGCACGGGTTCGTGTTCCAGGCGATCGGGCCGCACGGCACGACCGCGGTGGAGCTGGGCCAGCGGCTGGGCATCTCCAAGCAGGCCGCGGGCAAGACCGTCGAGACGCTGGAACGGCTGGGGTACGTCGAGCGCGCCGCCGACTCCCGGGACGCCCGCCGCAAGGTCGTCCGGCTCACCGGGCGCGGCGTCGACTCGCTGGCGCGCTCGGCCGCCGCCTTCGAGCGCGTCAGGGCCCGCTGGAGCGGGGAACTGGGCGAGGAACGGTTGCGCGCCCTGGAGGGCGACCTGCGCCGGCTCGCCCCCGGGGACCTCTTCCGGCTGGACGTCCCGGGCTGGTTCGGGAGCGGCTGAGCGGCGCCGGGCGGGGCGGAGATTTTTTCCGGGCAGGATCGCGGCGGGGCCGACCGTACGTCCGCAGGCCGCCGCGCAGACCACCGCGCCCGCGCCGCACGAGCCCCGCCACCAGCGGCTCCCGGCCCCTTGCCGCCCTTCCGGGGCCCGGTTAGCATCGGGCCAATTCTTAGGAAACTTTCCTAAGAGAGCGGGGGGTTCCTGTTGGGTTCGGGGGTCGAGCTGAACGGAGAACCATGTCCAGACCGGGTGGACGGCGCGCGCTCGCGCTCGGCGGCGCGCTGACGATCGCGATGACCGCGACGCTGCCGGCGGGACCGCCGGCGGCGGCGAACCAGGCCAGGGCGGCGGCGGTCACCGCCTCCTGTACGAAGACCTCCGACTGGGGCACCGGCTTCGAGGGCAAGTGCACCGTCACGAACGGGACGGGCAGCGCGCTCAACGGCTGGAAGGTCGAGTTCGACCTGCCGGCCGGCACCTCCATCGGCTCCAGCTGGGACACCACCAGGAGCGTCTCCGGAAACCGCTACACCTTCACCGACGCGGGCTGGAACGCCACGATCGCCGCCGGCGGCACGGCGAGCTTCGGCTTCGGCGGCACCGGACCGGGCTGGATCTCCGGCTGCACGGTCAACGGCGGCGCCTGCGACGGTACGGGCGCCCCGGCCGACACCGAGGCCCCGGGCGCGCCCGCGAACCTGCGTTCCACCGGCACGACCTCCTCCAGCGTGGCGCTCGCCTGGAACGCCGCCGCCGACAACGTCGGCGTCACCGCCTACGACGTCTACCAGGGCACCGCCAAGGCGGCGACCGTGACGGGCACCACGGCCACCGTGTCCGGGCTGTCGGCGAAGACGGCCTACACCTTCACGGTCAAGGCCCGCGACGCCGCCGGGAACGTCTCGGCCGCCTCCAACGCCCTCACGGTCACCACCGCGGAGGGCGGCGGCACCGGGCCCGGCGGCGGCAAGGTGATCGGCTACTTCGCCCAATGGGGCGTCTACCAGCGCGGCTACCACGTGAAGAACATCGACACCAGCGGTTCGGCCGCCAAGCTGACCCACATCAACTACGCCTTCGGCAACGTCCAGAACGGCCAGTGCACGATCGGCGACAGCTACGCCGACTACGACCGCTTCTACCAGGCGGGCGAGAGCGTGGACGGGCAGGCCGACTCCTGGGACGCCGGGGCCCTGCGCGGCAGCTTCAACCAGCTCCGCAAGCTCAAGAAGAAGCACCCGCACCTGAAGGTGATCTGGTCGTTCGGCGGCTGGACCTGGTCGGGCGGCTTCGGCCAGGCCGCCGCCAACCCCGCCGCGTTCGCCGAGTCCTGCTACAAGCTGGTGGAGGACCCGCGCTGGGCGGACGTGTTCGACGGCATCGACATCGACTGGGAGTACCCCAACGCCTGCGGCCTCACCTGCGACACCAGCGGCCCCGCCGCGTTCCGCAACCTGATGTCGGCGCTGCGCTCGCGGTTCGGCACGGGCAACCTGGTCACCGCGGCCATCACCGCCGACGGCACCGCGGGCGGCAAGATCGACGCGGCGGACTACGGCGGCGCGGCCCAGTACGTCGACTGGTACCTGCCGATGACCTACGACTTCTTCGGCGCCTGGGACGCCGACGGGCCGACCGCCCCGCACTCGCCG
This region includes:
- a CDS encoding glycosyl hydrolase family 18 protein — protein: MSRPGGRRALALGGALTIAMTATLPAGPPAAANQARAAAVTASCTKTSDWGTGFEGKCTVTNGTGSALNGWKVEFDLPAGTSIGSSWDTTRSVSGNRYTFTDAGWNATIAAGGTASFGFGGTGPGWISGCTVNGGACDGTGAPADTEAPGAPANLRSTGTTSSSVALAWNAAADNVGVTAYDVYQGTAKAATVTGTTATVSGLSAKTAYTFTVKARDAAGNVSAASNALTVTTAEGGGTGPGGGKVIGYFAQWGVYQRGYHVKNIDTSGSAAKLTHINYAFGNVQNGQCTIGDSYADYDRFYQAGESVDGQADSWDAGALRGSFNQLRKLKKKHPHLKVIWSFGGWTWSGGFGQAAANPAAFAESCYKLVEDPRWADVFDGIDIDWEYPNACGLTCDTSGPAAFRNLMSALRSRFGTGNLVTAAITADGTAGGKIDAADYGGAAQYVDWYLPMTYDFFGAWDADGPTAPHSPLTSYDGIPTQGFHSDAAIQKLRSKGVPASKLLLGIGFYGRGWRGVTQSAPGGSATGAAPGTYEAGIEDYKVLKGRCPSTGTVAGTAYAKCGDQWWSYDTPATIGGKMTYAKNQGLAGSFFWELSGDTTGGELITAMRNGLG
- a CDS encoding MarR family winged helix-turn-helix transcriptional regulator; this encodes MSSDAERPAGPGFELPLRMLMAFRAAIDEVHAELAREGHPDLRPMHGFVFQAIGPHGTTAVELGQRLGISKQAAGKTVETLERLGYVERAADSRDARRKVVRLTGRGVDSLARSAAAFERVRARWSGELGEERLRALEGDLRRLAPGDLFRLDVPGWFGSG
- a CDS encoding sensor histidine kinase produces the protein MIDGDRGGEVVRTGLLTCVRGLVQVVVAQAVCIPLFVLTVLSIAFIPLGVGVVLAPVVLLAVRGVANTQRVWAAEWSGVPIPVPYRPEPDTRSPFRRLWWLLRDPATWRDVLWTVVNIPLGLLLGLLPAAMLVYGLEGVLVAPWLGRITFYGWGPFWPVDRFGPLSVAAAVALGAALTAFSFKAGPLVLKGHALFGQSLLAPARTTLALRVRELAETRSETVDASAAELRRIERDLHDGAQARLVALSMNIGLAEELMKRDPRAAQELLAEARSASGRALSELRDLVRGIHPPVLAERGLDGAVQALALTLPLPVDVRIDLPGRAEAPVESAAYFAVAEMLANIAKHSAATRAWIQIEHARDRLLMIVGDDGTGGADPAAGGGMRGIERRLAAFDGTMAVTSPPGGPTIVTMELPCALSSPRTSPSSGTG
- a CDS encoding Tex family protein; translation: MPPAPPVTERIATELGVREGQVRVAVDLLDGGATVPFIARYRKEATGALDDTQLRALEERLRYLRELDERRAAILESIESQGKLTDELRARITAAESKARLEDIYLPYKPKRRTKAQIAREAGLEPLADLLLNDPSHEPGAAAAGYVDAEKGVADEAAALEGARAILVERFAEDADLIGGLRERMWNQGRMVSRVRAGKEEEGAKFADYFDFAEPFAKLPSHRILALFRGEKEEVLDLDLEPEETGEEPEPGARSSYEAEIARRFAIADRGRPGDRWLLDAVRWAWRTRILVHLGIDLRTRLRQEAEDEAVRVFAANLRDLLLAAPAGTRTTMGLDPGLRTGVKVAVVDATGKVVATETIYPHEPRRRWDESVETLARLARAHAVDLVAIGNGTASRETDKLAADLIARHPDLRLTKIMVSEAGASVYSASAYASRELPDLDVSLRGAVSIARRLQDPLAELVKIDPKSIGVGQYQHDISEVKLSRSLDAVVEDAVNAVGVDVNTASAPLLTRVSGIAEGLAENIVAHRDAHGPFRTRAGLKDVPRLGPKAFEQCAGFLRIPGGDDPLDSSSVHPEAYPVVHRILDAAGADITTLIGNTTVLRGLRPADFVDDTFGLPTVSDILAELEKPGRDPRPAFRTAVFKEGVNTPADLEPGMVLEGVVTNVAAFGAFVDVGVHQDGLVHISAMSDRFVEDPREVVKPGDIVRVKVLDVDLRRKRISLTLRLDDGTRAGGERGGERGGRRGDSRDRGQRQGGRGGQAGGGGQGGRGGQGGRGAQGGRGGQGGGRGAQGGSRGGPGGGSGSGSGGGAMADALRRAGLDKGLPGGKDDRRRR
- a CDS encoding cupin; amino-acid sequence: MTLIRHAECRRTETPNGVMTTLASPTQGDAVMAVWRVDMTPGRRGPLHAFDTQQVWSFLEGSATIDLGGRGLGVGPGDTVVLPADVPRQVTTEEGFAAIVTAPAGARAYNPSGVGGEPCDLAPKDDERIVPLWAR
- a CDS encoding LuxR C-terminal-related transcriptional regulator, with translation MRVVIAEDLALLRDGLIRLLEAFGFEVVEAVDNGPSLLRALTAHRPDVAVVDVRLPPTFTDEGLKAALEAREQVPGLPVLVLSQHVEQLYARELLSDSSGGIGYLLKDRVSDVSQFVDAVRRVAGGGTALDPDVVAQLLTRHAREEPLQALTPREREVLGLMAEGRSNAAIASSLFVTEKAISKHTNNIFSKLGLPPSEDDNRRVLAVLAYLGA